Within Schumannella luteola, the genomic segment CGAGCGCCGACGAGCGCCCGGCGCGCTGGGCGAGCGCCGCGAGCGGGATCGCCGCCAGCGCCGATCCGACGGTCGATCCGGTCGTCGCCGAGCCCGACCAGGCCTCGCTGCCGGAGACGAGCGTCGCCAGCAGCGCCCCCGCCGACAGCGTCGACCCCATGCCGAGCCCGGAGAGCACCTGACCGGCCACCAGGACCGAGCGGGTGCGCCGGTGCACGCGCACCGCATCCACCGCCATCGGCAGCTCGGACGGGCTCGAGCTCACGGCGCTACCGGGTCGCCGCGATCACGGGCGGCGTCGGCATCAGCGCGGGTCGCGGTTCAGCGCCGGGTTGGAGAGACGGCCGAGGCCCTCGATGTCGATGTCGACCGTCTGGCCGTGCTCGAAGCTGCCGAGACCGTCGGGGGTTCCGGTGACGATGACGTCGCCGGGCAGCAGCGTCCACACGTCGGTGATGAATTCGATGAGCTCGGGCAGCTTGTGCAGCATCTCGCTCGTGCGGCCGCTGCGGCGCTGCTCGCCATCGACGTAGGTCGTGATCTGCAGGTCGCTCGGGTCGATCTCGGTGTCGATCCACGGGCCGAGCGGGCAGAAGGTGTCGTAGCCCTTCGCGCGCGCCCACTGGCCGTCGGCGAACATCTGGTCGCGGGCCGAGACGTCGTTCGCGATCGTGTAGCCGAAGACGATCGACTGCCAGTCGGCGGCCTTGACCTGCTTGGCGACGCGGCCGATCACGACGGCGAGCTCGCCCTCGTGCACGATGCGCCCCTCCACCGGCGGGATGCGGATCGGGTCGCCAGGGCCGACCACCGCGGTGTTCGGCTTGAGGAAGATGAGCGGGTCGCCGTCGGTGTCCCAGTCCATCGACTTCGCGTGGGCGCCGTAGTTCATGCCGACGCAGACGACCTTCGAGCGCGGGATGACCGGCGCCAGAAGGCGAGCATCCGCGAGGGGGACGCGCTCTCCCGTCGTCTCGTAGCCCGCGAACATCGGGTCGGCCTTGAGGACGACGATGTCGTCGTCATCGATGACTCCGAAACGCGGGTCGTCGTCTCCGGTGCTGAAGCGCGCGACTCTCACCCGACGATCCTACCGACGGGGATGCGGCAACCGTTGAACGATTCCGACAACGCGGTGCCGCGATCGGTGGCGATGAGTGCGGATTCCGCCAATGCAGGACGGCGGATGCGACGGAAAGCGTCGATCTGCATCGCACGCACCCTCGGCGAGATCGCCCGTGACCACTATGACCGCATCCCCCGTCGTGTGCGGGTCGGCCGCGTCGCCGATCAGCCGAAGCGGCCGTTGACGTAATCGGCGGTGCGCTCGTCCTGCGGGTCGCCGAACATCGCATCCGTCGCCCCGTGCTCGACGATGCCGCCGGGCTTGCCGGCGCCGGCGAGGAAGAACGCGCACTGGCTCGAGACGCGCTGCGCCTGCTGCATGTTGTGCGTGACGATGACGATCGTGACCTCGCTGGCGAGCTCGAGCATCGTCTCCTCGATCACACGGGTCGAGGTCGGGTCGAGAGCCGAGCAGGGCTCGTCCATGAGGAGCACGCGCGGCTGGACCGCGAGCGAGCGGGCGATGCAGAGACGCTGCTGCTGGCCGCCGGAGAGTCCGCCGCCGGGCGCGCGCAGACGATCGCGCACCTCCTTCCAGAGGCCCGCCTTCTGCAGCGAGGTCTCGACGAGGAAGTCCTTGCGGGCGCGATCGGCCCGGATGCCGGTGAGCTTGAGCCCGGCGATCACGTTGTCGTAGATCGACATCGCCGGGAAGGGGTTCGGCTTCTGGAAGACCATGCCGATCGCCTTGCGGGCGTCGGTGAGGCGCTTCTGCGGCTCGTAGATGTC encodes:
- a CDS encoding phosphate ABC transporter ATP-binding protein is translated as MLEARGITAWFGDHQVLDRVSLTMPAGQITSLIGPSGCGKSTFLRILNRMHELVPSASLAGEVLLDGDDIYEPQKRLTDARKAIGMVFQKPNPFPAMSIYDNVIAGLKLTGIRADRARKDFLVETSLQKAGLWKEVRDRLRAPGGGLSGGQQQRLCIARSLAVQPRVLLMDEPCSALDPTSTRVIEETMLELASEVTIVIVTHNMQQAQRVSSQCAFFLAGAGKPGGIVEHGATDAMFGDPQDERTADYVNGRFG
- a CDS encoding fumarylacetoacetate hydrolase family protein translates to MRVARFSTGDDDPRFGVIDDDDIVVLKADPMFAGYETTGERVPLADARLLAPVIPRSKVVCVGMNYGAHAKSMDWDTDGDPLIFLKPNTAVVGPGDPIRIPPVEGRIVHEGELAVVIGRVAKQVKAADWQSIVFGYTIANDVSARDQMFADGQWARAKGYDTFCPLGPWIDTEIDPSDLQITTYVDGEQRRSGRTSEMLHKLPELIEFITDVWTLLPGDVIVTGTPDGLGSFEHGQTVDIDIEGLGRLSNPALNRDPR